A portion of the Myripristis murdjan chromosome 13, fMyrMur1.1, whole genome shotgun sequence genome contains these proteins:
- the LOC115370256 gene encoding CD276 antigen-like — MMPRSNLQCSWKPRLPSLKLAEALMMWFFFHSVTSVAPLIQITGEVGGRVTFFCPSHKDKMLTLFYLQKGTTFVNGYHNVRDAELYRAIPHSHVNHTERTVDMWALKVSDSGEYSCHVQYSDSMKLDETRIHLSVTANYSTPTLSVLCDSDSSSCQVTCASYGGYPSSEVMWNSSTNANSQWWTPGNSSEEADPDSMLINSSSTVIVNCSGPLQTLNCSVGGFTSDNLTVCERKIPPALHAPYWIATGCVVFVSAVVVILLLWRCRKPKTISAVAAMTPDEIIVLKGENEG; from the exons ATGCCAAGGAGTAACTTGCAGTGTTCTTG GAAACCAAGGCTTCCCTCCCTGAAGTTGGCTGAGGCTTTGATGATGTGGTTCTTTTTCCACTCCGTCACAA GTGTTGCTCCTCTTATCCAGATCACAGGGGAGGTTGGTGGGAGAGTGACATTCTTCTGCCCCtctcacaaagacaaaatgctGACTCTGTTCTACCTTCAGAAGGGCACCACCTTTGTAAACGGATACCATAATGTCAGAGATGCAGAACTGTACAGAGCTATTCCACATTCGCATGTGAACCACACTGAGAGGACGGTGGATATGTGGGCACTGAAAGTCTCAGACAGTGGAGAGTACTCCTGTCATGTCCAATACAGTGACAGCATGAAATTGGATGAGACTCGCATACACCTCAGTGTCACAG CCAACTACAGCACACCAACGCTATCGGTGCTCTGTGACAGCGACAGCTCTAGTTGCCAGGTAACGTGTGCTTCATATGGCGGCTACCCGAGCAGCGAGGTGATGTGGAACAGCTCCACCAATGCCAACAGTCAGTGGTGGACGCCAGGGAACAGCAGTGAGGAGGCTGACCCCGACTCCATGCTGATCAACAGCTCCAGCACTGTGATCGTCAACTGCTCTGGACCGCTGCAGACCCTCAACTGCTCTGTGGGGGGCTTCACCTCAGACAATCTCACAGTCT GTGAGCGCAAGATTCCACCTGCGTTGCATGCGCCTTACTGGATAGCAACTGGCTGTGTAGTGTTTGTCTCTGCTGTTGTTGTAATCCTGCTGCTGTGGAGATGCAGAAAACCCAAAACCATAA GCGCAGTGGCAGCTATGACTCCAGA TGAGATAATTGTTCTCAAAGGAGAAAACGAAGGATAG